The following is a genomic window from Opitutus sp. GAS368.
TTACCGCCTATGGAAATTTTTCATTTGTCCAGACTTCCGCGCAGAACATCAATTCCGTTCAGTTCCAATTTCCGGGCGATCAGCTGGCTTATGTCGCGGTTCACTCCATCCAACTGGATCACCAAGGACGCTTCACCGGGTCAGGAGGGGTTGCGTGTAGGGTAGCCGCGAACACCCACCTTTACGCAGATTTTCTTTATGGGAACGGACTGAGGGCAGGATTTGCGAATCTCGGGAAATTACCCGCCTACACCACGGTAAGTGTGGGTGTGGAGCAAGTTTTCCATTTGCGCTCAGGTCGCATCAAGGAGCTGAAGCTGCGCTTCGATGGCCTGAATATCTTCGACCAGGTCTACGAATTGCGCAACGGCTCGGGCCTTGGCATTGCCGCTCCGGCCTACGGTCCGCGCCGAGCCTTTTACGCCGGCCTGTCGGTCGGGTTCTAGTTTGATCTGAAGGTGGCTCGAAGGGTGAAGCCCGAAACCCGAAAGGGCATAGGGACCTGTTAAGGCGGACACCAAAACGAACACCAAATGGTTCAAATAAGTGGTTCTGGAGTAGGTTTGGTTTATGCTTGGTTAGCCCTAGAGAGCTGCCATTTTCAGCGCGTAATCAGACGATAACCGCCGGTCCAGTCGCGGTTCCGCACGGTGGGGCGGCTCAGCCGCCTTTTCCGCTCCCGGTGCTTTCCATCCAGCGCACCGCCTCCCGGATCAGCTCGTGGAGATTGGCCAGGCCCAGCGTTTCCTTGATGCTGGCGCAATGGGCCTGGACGGTCTTGACGCTGATCTTCAATTCCTGGGCGATGCGCTTCGTCTCGTGGCCGAGCCCGAGCAGCCGGAAAACCTCCAGTTCGCGGTCGCTGAGCCGGGCGGTGAGTGAGGGATCGGCGGGCGCCCGGCTGCCGACGTATTTCCGGGCCAGCTCGGCGGCCAGGCCGTTGCTGACGTAAAGCTTCCCCTGCAGGATGTGGCGGATGGCCACGATGACCTTGTCCGTCGTTTCCTGTTTCATCACATAACCCATGGCACCGGCCCGCAGCGCCCGTTCCGCATAGAAGGCCTCGTCGTGCATCGAAAGCACCAGGATGCGCGGGGCCGGCGACAGCGTCTGCAGGCGCTTGATCAGCTCCAGGCCGGACTCGCCCGGCAACGAGATGTCGATCACGACGACATCAACCGGCTCGCGCGACATCACGGCGAAGGCCGCGGCACTGTCGCCGGCCTGGCCACGGACGCAGAGGTCGGGCTGGCGGCCGATCAGGGTCACGAGGGACTCCCGGACCAGCGGATGGTCGTCCACCACGAACACGCGGAACCGTTCGTCCGTCGCCGCCGGATTCAAGGCCGTTTCATTCATGGGAGGGGCAGGCTGCATTGGACGATGGTGCCACCGGCCGGGGCGCGCTCGATGGCGAAGGTGGCCCCGATCATTTCGGCGCGGTGCGCCATGATCCGCAATCCCAGTCCCCCGGACCGCTGGGCGGCCGGCGGCAGGCCGGAGCCGTCGTCCCGCACCATCAGGGTGAGGCGGTGATCCCGGTTGTGCAGCCGCACCTCAACGCGCTTGGCCCCGCCGTGGCGGACGGCGTTGCGGACCGCCTCCTGCGCGATGCGCAGCAAGTGGCTGGCCACCCCGTTTCCGGGCGGGAGGGGCACGGTCGGTTCCTCCGTGATGAAAATGCACGCCACTCGAAATTGCGCGGTGGTCACGGCGCAAAACTCGGCCAAGGCCGGGGGCAGACCCTCGGGGTCGATGTCGGCGAGCAACAATCCCTTGGCCATGTGCCGGGTCTGGGCGATCGCGGTCTTGACCAGATCGACCACCCGGAAGGCGTCGGGGGTTTCCTCGGCCGCGCGTTCCTGCAGCCGTTCCGCCAGCAACTGGCCCGTGATGGCGGTGCCGGTGAGATGCTGGCCGAGTCCGTCATGCAGATCATGGCCGATGCTCCGCCGTTCCCGTTCGCTGATTTCCAGGATGCTTTTCTCCAGGCGTTCCCGCTCGGCGATTTCGCCGGCCAGGGCGGCGGTGCGTTGTTCGACCCGCCGTTCCAGTTCGTGCTGCAGGTGGAGCAGGCTGGAAAGCAGCCAGACCAGCACGAGGTAGATGATCAGGGCGATGGCCGCGTTCCACGCCGGCACGACGAGGGAGGGGAAACTCGCCCCGGCGGCGATGTCCCCGCCCAGCGAGATGGCCACACAGGCCACGGAGACACCGAGGCCGAACCCCGGGCCGCGCGCGACCACGGCGAGTGCCACGGGCAGAAAATAGAACACCTGCATCGACAGATCCGTGCCCTGCCTGAAATCGGCGAGCCCGATCAAGGCCACCAGGACACCGGTCGCGAGGGTGAGCTGCCGCCGCAACCGGGGATCAGCCCGGGAAGCCAGGAGCCCTATCGCCCATTCGGACCGGCTAAAAAAGGCGGGGCGTTTCATCGGGAAATTCGCGGACCTCGCGCGGGTGGCGGTGCTCATGGTCGAGAACGGCCGGCCGGCGGGGGACTGGGCGTGGGGTCGTCGTAGGCCCGGATTTGAATGCGAATCGTGTGCTCTGGCAACACATCCAGTGGCACGGAAAAGGTGGAGTGACCGAGGCTGCGATAGCCATGCAGGGCGGTCAGGCCGCACAGGACCAAGCCCGCGAGGGATGTTGGCAGCGCCCCGCGCGTTCCGCGGCTAGCAGCGGGCTCGCCATCGGTCCTCGCGGCGGCCGCGGGGTCCGTTGGCGCCGGCTCCGGGCCGGCGCGGAAACGTTCCAGGATTCCGTCGATCAGGGCGTAGCGGTGGCGGTAGTGCGCGCGCTTCTGTGGCGGGATGTCGTGAAAGTTCCGGGGGGAGGGCTGCAGCGGAAGGACAAAGAAGCCGTCGCTGCGCCGGTGGCCGCCGGCTTCCTCCCAGAAAGAGTCATAAGTTATCGGGAAGCGCCGGGTGTGGTTCAACCAGTAGTCCATGTCCCGGGAAGTGTGGATCCGGTTGCCTGCACCGAGCAGCACCGGCACGTTCCAACTCCGTGCCAGCTCCTGCAGCAGCAGCAGCAGCAGGACCTTGGGCCGCAGTCCGAACAACGCCTTGGCGGTGTCCTTGATGATGTCCTTGTCGGCGCCGGGCGGGAGCCCGGACACGGCGCCGATGATCAGGCAGGGCGCGCCGGTCGTGCTCGCCGCCACCACAAACGTCATGCTGGCGATCCGGCAGCCGTATCTGGTCGATTCGAGATCCAGCGTGGTTTCGCCTTCCTTCCGGAACTTGCCGTCGAAGCGTAGGATGACCGCAAGGTGATCGCCATTCCTCGCGGGAAAAGCCAGCCACCGCAGCCCTTCGCGGCTGACGACCTGCCGGAAGGCCGGTGGCGGCAGCCGCCGGGCGAGAAAATCATAATGATGCATCATGGCTGCCACCTTCATGCGGCCGGGCCAGTGGGTGGAGACA
Proteins encoded in this region:
- a CDS encoding response regulator transcription factor — its product is MNETALNPAATDERFRVFVVDDHPLVRESLVTLIGRQPDLCVRGQAGDSAAAFAVMSREPVDVVVIDISLPGESGLELIKRLQTLSPAPRILVLSMHDEAFYAERALRAGAMGYVMKQETTDKVIVAIRHILQGKLYVSNGLAAELARKYVGSRAPADPSLTARLSDRELEVFRLLGLGHETKRIAQELKISVKTVQAHCASIKETLGLANLHELIREAVRWMESTGSGKGG
- a CDS encoding sensor histidine kinase, whose product is MRRQLTLATGVLVALIGLADFRQGTDLSMQVFYFLPVALAVVARGPGFGLGVSVACVAISLGGDIAAGASFPSLVVPAWNAAIALIIYLVLVWLLSSLLHLQHELERRVEQRTAALAGEIAERERLEKSILEISERERRSIGHDLHDGLGQHLTGTAITGQLLAERLQERAAEETPDAFRVVDLVKTAIAQTRHMAKGLLLADIDPEGLPPALAEFCAVTTAQFRVACIFITEEPTVPLPPGNGVASHLLRIAQEAVRNAVRHGGAKRVEVRLHNRDHRLTLMVRDDGSGLPPAAQRSGGLGLRIMAHRAEMIGATFAIERAPAGGTIVQCSLPLP
- a CDS encoding DUF535 family protein, which encodes MTPPYLRSLFRVARTVYPEPTWAHRGQRLLFVFRLLRNHPHSRRWLEYLATERMAPLAAANPSLYRKPIRPYVSTHWPGRMKVAAMMHHYDFLARRLPPPAFRQVVSREGLRWLAFPARNGDHLAVILRFDGKFRKEGETTLDLESTRYGCRIASMTFVVAASTTGAPCLIIGAVSGLPPGADKDIIKDTAKALFGLRPKVLLLLLLQELARSWNVPVLLGAGNRIHTSRDMDYWLNHTRRFPITYDSFWEEAGGHRRSDGFFVLPLQPSPRNFHDIPPQKRAHYRHRYALIDGILERFRAGPEPAPTDPAAAARTDGEPAASRGTRGALPTSLAGLVLCGLTALHGYRSLGHSTFSVPLDVLPEHTIRIQIRAYDDPTPSPPPAGRSRP